One window of Corynebacterium accolens genomic DNA carries:
- the pepN gene encoding aminopeptidase N, which yields MTSVNLTWEEAKNRSQMLNVDHYDVTLDLKHSDTHFLSTTTVRFSTQEAGSTFIDLRADKLHEVRLNGNPLPTQSYDPTYGIPLSGLQVADYTLEVTAEIPFSRTGEGLHRFVDPADNEVYLYTQFETADAKRVFACFDQPDLKATYSLHFKAPEEWTIITNGPVTREGDTSHSEIDYPLSTYLVALCAGPYHEVTDTWRGELTEHPEGKPAQKLEVPLGIYCRASLADSLDAERLFTETKQGFDFYHRNFGFPYPFGKYDQIFVPEFNAGAMENAGCVTLRDEYVFTSQATHYKYERRADTVLHELAHMWFGDLVTMQWWNDLWLNESFATWSAAISQAEETEYDTAWVTFANVEKSWAYQQDQLPTTHPISTDASDIETVEQNFDGITYAKGASVLKQLQAYVGRENFLAGVRRHFAAHAWGNATFDDLLRHLEEASGRDLSFWAQQWLRTTGINTLAVATAADDDGTITQAHLTQRGDTLRTHRVAVGLYSTQDGKVVRTERLEMDVEGKSTEILELVGRDLNDIDFILPNDDDLTYCLIDLDAGSLQFLLDNIEKFDDPMARTLCWSTAWEMTRAGTMRARDFIRLVARGMKAETELAVLERIVSQASTALKNYADPAWAKDSTVLAQALVDGARSTDAQRSIICTQALSRIRLHEPARDYLHDLLADSDDAGLRWFAVAALAAAGALADAEAAIAAQLKRDNSATGHYSSLRARAAIATADNKRAVWEEIVAGDLTNRELTSKLEGLNYPHSDDLLPTAEFFEVAEKIWDSQSSEVGLTTVTGLFPSWDITQDGLDRADAFLQKDLAGGLRRAITEQRDRVARALRNREVDAN from the coding sequence ATGACCTCTGTAAACCTCACGTGGGAGGAAGCAAAAAATCGCTCCCAGATGCTCAACGTTGACCATTACGATGTCACTTTAGACCTTAAGCATTCCGATACCCACTTCCTGTCCACCACTACGGTGCGTTTTAGCACCCAGGAGGCCGGTTCTACCTTCATCGATCTGCGCGCGGACAAGCTGCACGAGGTACGCCTGAATGGAAACCCGCTGCCCACGCAGTCCTATGACCCCACCTACGGCATTCCACTCTCCGGGCTGCAGGTAGCGGACTACACGCTCGAGGTCACCGCTGAGATCCCCTTCTCCCGCACCGGCGAGGGCCTGCACCGCTTCGTGGACCCTGCCGATAACGAGGTCTACCTCTACACCCAGTTTGAAACCGCCGATGCCAAGCGCGTGTTTGCCTGCTTCGACCAGCCGGATCTGAAGGCCACCTACTCCCTGCACTTTAAGGCCCCAGAGGAGTGGACCATTATCACCAATGGCCCGGTCACCCGCGAGGGCGATACCTCCCATTCTGAGATCGACTACCCACTCTCGACCTACCTGGTCGCCCTGTGCGCAGGCCCCTACCACGAGGTCACCGACACTTGGCGCGGCGAGCTGACCGAGCACCCCGAGGGCAAGCCGGCGCAAAAGCTCGAGGTTCCACTCGGTATCTATTGCCGCGCCTCGCTGGCAGATTCCCTCGATGCCGAGCGCCTTTTTACTGAGACCAAGCAGGGCTTCGACTTCTACCACCGCAACTTCGGCTTCCCCTACCCCTTTGGCAAGTACGACCAGATTTTCGTCCCCGAGTTCAACGCCGGTGCGATGGAAAACGCCGGTTGCGTAACCCTCCGCGATGAATACGTCTTTACCTCGCAGGCCACGCACTACAAGTACGAGCGCCGCGCCGATACCGTCCTGCACGAGCTTGCCCACATGTGGTTCGGTGACCTCGTGACCATGCAGTGGTGGAATGACTTGTGGCTCAACGAGTCCTTTGCCACCTGGTCCGCAGCAATCTCGCAGGCGGAAGAAACCGAATACGATACCGCCTGGGTCACCTTCGCCAACGTGGAAAAGTCCTGGGCCTACCAGCAGGATCAGCTACCTACCACCCACCCCATTTCCACCGATGCCAGCGATATCGAAACCGTGGAGCAAAACTTCGACGGTATTACCTACGCCAAGGGCGCCTCGGTGCTCAAGCAGCTGCAGGCCTACGTTGGCCGCGAGAACTTCCTCGCCGGCGTGCGCCGCCACTTCGCCGCCCACGCGTGGGGTAACGCCACCTTCGATGATCTGCTCCGCCACCTCGAAGAGGCATCCGGGCGCGATCTCTCCTTCTGGGCACAGCAATGGCTGAGGACCACTGGTATTAATACCCTGGCGGTTGCCACGGCGGCCGACGATGACGGCACCATCACCCAGGCTCACCTTACCCAACGCGGCGATACCCTGCGCACCCACCGCGTGGCGGTCGGCCTTTACAGTACGCAGGACGGCAAGGTCGTGCGCACCGAGCGCCTTGAGATGGACGTGGAGGGCAAATCCACCGAGATCCTAGAGCTGGTCGGCCGCGACCTCAATGACATCGACTTCATCCTGCCCAACGATGACGATCTGACCTACTGCCTCATCGATTTGGACGCAGGTTCCCTGCAATTCCTGCTGGATAATATCGAGAAATTCGACGACCCCATGGCGCGCACCCTCTGCTGGTCCACCGCCTGGGAGATGACCCGCGCCGGCACCATGCGCGCCCGCGACTTCATCCGCTTGGTGGCCCGCGGCATGAAGGCGGAGACCGAGCTAGCCGTCCTCGAGCGCATCGTCTCGCAGGCTTCTACCGCGCTGAAGAACTACGCCGATCCGGCGTGGGCGAAAGACAGCACGGTTTTGGCGCAGGCGCTTGTCGATGGCGCCCGGAGCACCGATGCGCAGCGTTCCATCATCTGCACGCAGGCCCTGTCTCGGATTCGGCTGCACGAGCCGGCCCGGGACTACCTGCACGATCTCCTCGCGGATTCCGATGATGCCGGGCTGCGCTGGTTCGCCGTCGCAGCGCTTGCTGCCGCGGGTGCGCTTGCCGATGCCGAGGCCGCCATCGCCGCCCAGCTCAAGCGCGATAATTCCGCTACCGGCCACTACTCTTCCCTGCGCGCCCGCGCCGCGATTGCCACCGCGGATAATAAGCGCGCGGTATGGGAAGAGATCGTCGCCGGGGATCTCACCAACCGCGAGCTCACCTCCAAGCTGGAGGGCTTAAATTACCCGCACTCCGATGATCTCTTGCCCACCGCGGAATTCTTCGAGGTGGCCGAAAAGATCTGGGATTCCCAGTCCTCCGAGGTGGGCCTGACCACCGTCACCGGGCTATTCCCGTCCTGGGATATCACCCAAGACGGCCTCGATCGCGCCGATGCCTTCCTACAGAAGGATCTGGCAGGCGGCCTGCGCCGCGCGATTACCGAGCAGCGCGACCGCGTGGCCCGCGCCCTGCGCAACCGCGAGGTCGACGCCAACTAA
- a CDS encoding SDR family oxidoreductase, with protein MTNTTNVPEKIAVVTGATGGMGREIIKDLARDHHVYALGRSAEELPEAANITPVASDLVAGLDEGMQLPELERVDVLVHGAARATKFSVEEATPKDWRAHMDLNVHAPAEVTRALLPQLRKAEGTVVFINSGAGRKSYGDNVVYAATKHALYALADALRISEPGIRVSTVAPGPTDTPMLEGLQDYNPSEVIAPVEVARAIRTVVEAGPTTQLTEIQVRPRIELNLRKN; from the coding sequence ATGACTAATACCACGAATGTGCCAGAGAAAATCGCCGTCGTTACCGGTGCCACCGGGGGCATGGGGCGCGAGATTATCAAGGATCTCGCCCGCGATCACCACGTGTATGCGCTGGGTCGCAGCGCCGAAGAGCTGCCAGAGGCCGCGAATATCACGCCGGTTGCCAGCGACTTGGTCGCCGGCTTGGACGAGGGCATGCAGCTGCCCGAGCTAGAGCGGGTCGATGTCCTCGTGCACGGCGCGGCGCGCGCCACGAAGTTCTCGGTGGAAGAAGCCACCCCGAAAGATTGGCGCGCCCACATGGACCTCAACGTCCACGCGCCGGCGGAGGTCACCCGTGCGCTCTTGCCGCAGCTGCGCAAGGCAGAGGGCACCGTCGTCTTCATCAACTCTGGGGCGGGGCGCAAGAGCTACGGCGATAATGTGGTCTACGCTGCCACGAAGCACGCGCTGTATGCGCTTGCCGATGCCCTGCGTATCTCCGAACCCGGTATCCGCGTCTCCACCGTGGCGCCAGGCCCCACCGACACCCCGATGCTGGAGGGCCTGCAGGACTACAACCCGAGCGAGGTTATTGCGCCCGTGGAGGTGGCGCGCGCCATCCGGACCGTCGTGGAGGCTGGGCCCACCACCCAGCTCACGGAGATCCAGGTGCGCCCGCGCATCGAGCTGAATCTCCGCAAGAACTAG
- a CDS encoding FAD/NAD(P)-binding protein, whose product MATPAIAIVGMGPRGISILERLAARMDDSSSPVTVHLIDEAQHGAGRVWDTAQTKTLCMNTRAGAVTLFTEPGATVDAPVLEGPTQYEWIQLLRGEGDKVAPAKRELFAQHPPAPHVATEYRAELTATRPESNPTRALYGEYLRWVYDVVLARLPESISTVNHHHRVETITADGAADILHLDDGSQVRADATVLAYGWMAPRFNDEEQRLAESGLRWIAPGNPVEQDYEAIPASEDVLVRGLGMGFYDIMALTTIERGGRFVEDATTRSGLRYEASGKEPRFIVASGRGYPFHPKSEYNELPPTMPRRRLHGVIDKLQGAEDIDFDAQVWPAIARDSYEAYITTLERVNPEALLRPREEILAVIDATAPDDLGAALAPLVTLPWDMTDLMYQVAGFTGDISALTAHIADSLAGDIQEAAAGHDSPMKAALWSLSQSRKPASILGAEGRYTRESRTGRYAQFMSFGQMVGSGPPLFRVRQLLALVDAHLVHFLGDHPTLAIESDHFTLTSGPRSASAPTLVDAFMHKPDIRVAGDPLTRGLLEGGRVRPFADHGQDTGSPETDGATRRTVHPDGSLDERLHIVGIPTYAQWPDTTISPMPGTDPLMLQETDKTAGSLLKVAGGH is encoded by the coding sequence ATGGCTACTCCTGCAATCGCGATCGTCGGCATGGGCCCGCGCGGCATCTCTATCCTGGAACGCCTCGCCGCCCGCATGGATGATTCCAGCTCCCCCGTTACCGTTCACCTCATCGATGAGGCCCAGCACGGCGCCGGCCGCGTCTGGGACACCGCCCAAACCAAGACCCTGTGCATGAATACGCGCGCGGGGGCTGTCACGCTTTTTACCGAGCCCGGCGCGACGGTGGATGCCCCGGTGCTCGAGGGGCCGACGCAATACGAGTGGATCCAGCTGCTGCGCGGCGAGGGCGATAAGGTAGCTCCTGCCAAGCGCGAGCTGTTTGCCCAGCACCCTCCGGCCCCGCATGTTGCCACGGAGTACCGCGCGGAGCTGACCGCTACCCGCCCGGAGTCCAACCCCACGCGCGCGTTATACGGCGAATACCTGCGCTGGGTCTATGACGTGGTGCTGGCGCGCTTGCCGGAGAGCATTTCTACGGTCAACCACCACCACCGCGTGGAGACCATCACCGCAGACGGCGCGGCCGATATCCTGCACTTGGACGACGGCTCGCAGGTGCGCGCCGATGCTACGGTCCTAGCCTATGGCTGGATGGCGCCGCGCTTTAATGATGAGGAGCAGCGCTTGGCGGAGTCTGGGCTGCGCTGGATCGCGCCAGGCAACCCCGTGGAACAAGACTACGAAGCCATTCCCGCCAGCGAAGACGTGCTGGTGCGCGGGCTTGGCATGGGCTTTTATGACATCATGGCGCTGACCACCATCGAGCGCGGCGGCAGGTTCGTCGAGGATGCCACCACCCGCTCCGGCCTGCGCTACGAGGCGAGCGGGAAGGAGCCGCGTTTCATCGTCGCCTCCGGCCGCGGTTATCCCTTCCACCCCAAGTCCGAGTACAACGAACTGCCGCCCACGATGCCGCGGCGGCGGTTGCATGGGGTCATCGATAAGCTCCAGGGCGCCGAGGATATCGACTTTGACGCCCAGGTTTGGCCCGCCATCGCGCGCGATAGCTACGAGGCGTATATCACCACGCTGGAACGGGTGAATCCGGAGGCGCTGCTCCGCCCGCGCGAAGAGATCCTCGCGGTCATCGATGCCACCGCGCCGGATGATCTCGGCGCCGCCCTCGCTCCCTTGGTCACCCTGCCGTGGGATATGACAGATCTTATGTACCAGGTCGCTGGTTTTACCGGCGATATTTCGGCGTTGACCGCCCACATTGCGGATAGCCTGGCGGGTGATATCCAGGAGGCTGCCGCCGGGCACGATTCGCCCATGAAGGCCGCGCTGTGGTCGCTGTCCCAGTCGCGCAAGCCCGCCTCCATCCTGGGCGCGGAAGGCCGCTATACCCGCGAGTCCCGCACAGGCCGCTACGCGCAATTTATGTCCTTTGGGCAGATGGTGGGCTCGGGCCCTCCGCTGTTCCGCGTGCGCCAGCTGCTCGCGCTTGTCGATGCCCACCTGGTCCACTTCCTCGGCGATCACCCCACCCTCGCGATCGAGTCAGACCATTTCACCCTGACTTCTGGCCCGCGCTCGGCATCGGCGCCCACGCTTGTCGATGCCTTCATGCACAAGCCCGATATCCGCGTCGCCGGCGATCCGCTCACCCGTGGATTGCTCGAGGGTGGCCGGGTGCGCCCGTTTGCCGATCACGGGCAGGACACCGGTTCCCCCGAAACCGATGGTGCCACGCGGCGCACCGTCCACCCAGATGGCAGCCTGGATGAACGCCTGCATATCGTGGGCATTCCCACCTATGCGCAGTGGCCGGATACAACGATTTCCCCCATGCCGGGAACGGATCCGCTCATGCTGCAGGAAACCGATAAGACCGCTGGCTCCCTGCTCAAGGTTGCCGGCGGCCACTAA
- a CDS encoding cystathionine gamma-synthase has protein sequence MTEHSAHNLAKGFSSRSIHAGYHPDPHMGSINVPIYASTTFAQDGLAQLRGGFEYGRVANPTVRSLEKTLAALEGADYARVFATGMAAADTMVRILVRPGDHVILGNDSYGGSYRLLNDFTEWGVEMSIINTCDVDAVAAAVKDNTKLIWLETPTNPALNITDIAAVAKVKGNAQVLVDNTFATPYLQNPLALGADHVLHSTTKYLGGHSDVLGGAVVTNDPEVDEQLLYFQGNVGAVASPFDAYLTARGIKTLGVRMDRHCANAQKVAEFLQACPEVKQVRYPGLAEHPGHELAAQQMRGFGGMMSVRFHDPEHAKQICLNTRLICLAESLGGVESLIEHPQNMTHVSAEGSELVPPEDMVRISIGIEDIDDLLADLQQALDAL, from the coding sequence ATGACTGAACACAGCGCGCATAACTTGGCAAAAGGATTTTCATCCCGTTCCATTCACGCTGGATATCACCCGGATCCGCACATGGGATCCATCAACGTGCCGATCTACGCCTCGACTACGTTCGCCCAGGATGGCCTCGCGCAACTGCGCGGCGGCTTTGAATACGGGCGCGTGGCCAACCCGACGGTTCGCTCGCTTGAAAAGACCTTGGCCGCGCTGGAGGGCGCGGATTACGCCCGTGTCTTTGCCACCGGTATGGCCGCCGCCGATACGATGGTGCGCATTTTGGTGCGCCCCGGCGACCACGTCATTTTGGGCAATGACTCCTACGGCGGTTCCTACCGCCTGCTTAATGATTTCACGGAATGGGGTGTGGAGATGTCCATTATCAATACCTGCGATGTCGATGCCGTCGCCGCCGCGGTAAAGGACAATACCAAGCTCATCTGGCTAGAAACCCCGACCAACCCGGCGCTGAATATCACCGATATTGCGGCGGTGGCCAAGGTTAAGGGCAATGCGCAGGTGCTGGTGGATAATACCTTCGCCACGCCGTACCTCCAGAACCCCCTCGCGCTGGGTGCGGACCACGTCCTGCACTCCACCACGAAGTACTTAGGCGGGCATTCCGATGTCTTGGGCGGCGCCGTAGTTACCAATGACCCCGAGGTGGATGAGCAGCTGCTGTACTTCCAGGGCAACGTGGGCGCGGTCGCCTCTCCCTTCGATGCCTACCTGACTGCGCGTGGCATTAAGACCCTCGGCGTGCGCATGGATCGCCACTGCGCCAATGCGCAAAAGGTGGCGGAATTCTTACAGGCCTGCCCAGAGGTCAAACAGGTGCGCTACCCGGGATTGGCAGAGCACCCGGGCCACGAGCTGGCGGCACAGCAGATGCGTGGGTTCGGCGGCATGATGTCCGTGCGCTTCCACGACCCAGAGCACGCCAAGCAGATTTGTTTGAATACGCGCCTTATTTGCCTGGCGGAATCGCTGGGCGGGGTGGAATCGCTCATCGAGCACCCGCAGAATATGACCCACGTATCGGCCGAAGGCTCCGAATTGGTGCCGCCGGAGGACATGGTGCGCATCTCCATCGGCATCGAGGACATCGATGACCTGCTGGCGGATCTACAGCAGGCGCTCGACGCCCTTTAA
- a CDS encoding mechanosensitive ion channel family protein: MMSTNLFTMAQGAAEKKDDAVESVSSFWNDENVQLWLIERPIRIGLIIILAFIAHWALRHLINRLAKNSIKASTLKKPSRTRSRSGEDGQPDDTLRETREARRASRIKTLAGVGRSAVAIVVWVSAGIAILDELEVNVAPLIASAGVIGVALGFGAQELVRDFLSGIFMLIEDQYGIGDVIDLGNGVFGDVESISLRITTVRDIDGALWYVRNGEILQVANHSDEYSVARIQIPVGLSNDPEVAGEVIDKAVKDAVKDEKIRKMVLSTPRIDGMSKFEPDYVSFRVSTKTLPGRQWDVQRFVQSRVLNVMHAEGISTPYPHGIGIANPHKGDDA, from the coding sequence ATGATGAGTACGAACCTATTTACCATGGCTCAGGGCGCTGCAGAGAAAAAAGACGATGCAGTAGAGTCCGTATCCAGCTTCTGGAACGACGAGAACGTTCAACTTTGGCTTATCGAGCGGCCCATCCGCATCGGCCTCATTATCATTTTGGCCTTCATTGCGCACTGGGCGCTGCGCCACCTCATCAACCGGCTGGCGAAAAACAGCATTAAGGCCTCCACCCTCAAAAAGCCCAGCCGCACCCGCAGCAGGTCTGGGGAGGACGGCCAACCGGATGACACCCTGCGAGAAACCAGGGAGGCGCGCCGCGCCTCGCGCATCAAGACCCTCGCCGGCGTGGGGCGATCGGCGGTTGCCATCGTGGTCTGGGTTTCGGCTGGCATTGCCATCCTGGATGAATTGGAAGTCAACGTTGCCCCGCTGATCGCTTCTGCCGGTGTTATCGGTGTTGCCCTCGGCTTCGGTGCACAAGAACTGGTCCGAGACTTCCTCTCCGGTATCTTCATGCTCATTGAGGATCAATACGGCATTGGCGATGTCATTGACCTGGGCAACGGCGTCTTTGGCGACGTCGAGTCCATTTCCCTGCGCATTACCACCGTCCGCGATATCGACGGTGCCCTGTGGTACGTCCGCAACGGCGAAATCCTGCAGGTGGCTAACCACTCCGATGAGTACTCCGTTGCCCGCATCCAAATCCCCGTCGGGCTATCCAACGACCCAGAGGTTGCCGGGGAGGTCATCGACAAGGCCGTCAAGGATGCCGTCAAGGACGAAAAGATCCGCAAGATGGTGCTCAGCACCCCGCGCATCGACGGCATGTCCAAGTTCGAGCCGGACTACGTCTCCTTCCGCGTGTCCACCAAGACGCTGCCGGGCCGCCAGTGGGATGTCCAGCGCTTTGTCCAGTCCCGCGTCCTCAACGTCATGCACGCAGAGGGCATCAGCACCCCTTACCCACACGGCATCGGCATTGCCAATCCGCATAAGGGAGACGATGCCTAA
- a CDS encoding globin — protein MNSVYEAIGGTPTFERLVHGFYDQVKEDDVIGPMYPDQDWEGAEQRLTWFLIQYWGGPQHFSENRGHPRLRMRHATFPIDMEAHDRWLELMGKSLDSIEEDTIPPAYRTMIWDHMQRVAAMLINRAP, from the coding sequence ATGAATTCCGTTTATGAAGCCATCGGTGGGACCCCTACCTTTGAGCGTCTCGTGCATGGCTTTTATGACCAGGTCAAAGAAGATGACGTGATTGGCCCCATGTACCCGGATCAGGATTGGGAAGGCGCGGAACAGCGCCTTACCTGGTTCCTGATTCAGTACTGGGGCGGTCCCCAACACTTCTCCGAAAACCGCGGCCACCCGCGCCTGCGCATGCGGCATGCAACCTTTCCCATTGATATGGAAGCTCACGACCGCTGGCTCGAGCTGATGGGAAAATCCCTCGATAGTATCGAGGAAGACACCATCCCGCCGGCGTATCGCACCATGATTTGGGACCACATGCAGCGCGTCGCCGCCATGCTCATCAATAGAGCGCCTTAA
- the ald gene encoding alanine dehydrogenase, which translates to MRISVPKEIMNNESRVALTPTEVRTLVTDGHELFIESGAGVGASFPDEEYVEAGATIVDSADETWAKAELLLKVKEPLESEYQYLRSDLTVFTYLHLAADRPLTEALTEAKTTSIAYETVTDRRGTLPLLTPMSQVAGRLAVIEGSHHLLSTQGGRGLLVSGIPGTQPARVVVIGGGQVGASAVAMAHGLRAEVTVLDVDPHVLQRFDDQYAGGVRTLISDPSTLDKELEEADLVIGAVLIPGAAAPKLVREETVKKMKEGAVLVDVAIDQGGCFENSRKTSHDEPTFKVHDTLFYCVANMPGAVANTSARALASATLPYIRAVANDNLDAAIERFPGLRSGVMTRGGKLISEPVRQAFDWKD; encoded by the coding sequence GTGCGCATTTCTGTACCCAAAGAAATCATGAATAATGAAAGCCGCGTCGCCCTCACCCCAACCGAGGTGCGGACCTTGGTTACTGATGGGCACGAGCTATTCATCGAATCGGGCGCGGGCGTAGGCGCGTCCTTTCCCGATGAGGAATACGTAGAGGCTGGCGCTACCATCGTTGATTCTGCGGACGAGACGTGGGCCAAGGCCGAGCTTCTGCTGAAGGTAAAGGAGCCGCTCGAGTCCGAGTACCAGTACCTGCGCTCTGATCTCACCGTCTTTACCTACCTCCACTTGGCGGCGGATCGCCCGTTGACGGAGGCGCTGACGGAAGCGAAGACAACCTCCATTGCCTATGAAACCGTGACGGACCGCCGCGGCACTCTGCCGCTTTTGACCCCCATGTCCCAGGTCGCCGGGCGCTTGGCTGTCATCGAGGGCTCGCACCACCTGCTGTCCACTCAGGGCGGCCGCGGCCTCCTGGTTTCTGGCATCCCGGGCACCCAGCCTGCGCGCGTGGTGGTCATCGGCGGCGGCCAGGTAGGCGCGTCCGCCGTGGCTATGGCGCACGGCCTGCGCGCGGAGGTTACGGTCTTGGACGTGGATCCACACGTTTTGCAGCGCTTTGATGACCAGTACGCCGGCGGCGTGCGGACCCTGATTTCTGACCCATCCACGCTGGATAAGGAGCTGGAGGAGGCCGATCTCGTCATTGGCGCCGTCCTGATTCCAGGCGCTGCGGCACCGAAGCTGGTGCGCGAGGAAACCGTGAAGAAGATGAAGGAGGGCGCGGTGCTTGTCGATGTCGCCATCGACCAAGGCGGCTGCTTCGAGAACTCGCGCAAGACCTCCCACGACGAGCCGACCTTCAAGGTGCACGACACCCTCTTCTACTGCGTGGCCAATATGCCCGGTGCGGTGGCCAATACCTCGGCCCGCGCCTTGGCCTCGGCGACGCTGCCGTATATCCGCGCGGTGGCCAACGACAACCTGGATGCCGCGATCGAGCGCTTCCCAGGCTTGCGCTCCGGCGTGATGACCCGCGGCGGCAAGCTGATATCTGAGCCGGTACGCCAGGCTTTCGACTGGAAAGACTAA
- a CDS encoding acyl-CoA thioesterase translates to MMATDNAHTHQVPTRWGDFDMYGHMMNANYIEVAQEARLAFAKENIYAKGIDFMALVRHLDVDYMRPIPFEGNAHVIVETTVSHIGSSSFTTSQQVKTAAGEVAATVNCVQVVIDKKKHTPRPLTDEEKDILQMSAS, encoded by the coding sequence ATGATGGCGACCGATAACGCACATACCCACCAAGTGCCCACCCGTTGGGGCGATTTCGATATGTACGGCCACATGATGAACGCCAACTATATCGAGGTTGCCCAGGAGGCACGCTTGGCTTTTGCCAAGGAGAATATCTATGCCAAGGGCATCGATTTCATGGCCTTGGTGCGCCATCTCGACGTGGACTATATGCGCCCCATTCCCTTTGAGGGCAATGCCCACGTCATCGTGGAAACCACCGTTTCCCACATCGGCTCGTCGTCCTTTACCACTTCCCAGCAGGTCAAGACCGCTGCAGGGGAGGTAGCGGCCACGGTGAATTGTGTGCAGGTAGTCATTGACAAGAAGAAGCACACCCCGCGCCCGCTTACGGATGAGGAAAAAGATATTCTGCAGATGAGCGCCTCTTAA